The window AATGCCGTCATCAGGGCAGTTGATTCACCACAAACGAAAGCTCCGGCGCCCTGGTGCACTTTAACCTTGAAATCAAAGCCTGAGCCGAGAATATTTTTCCCGAGAAAACCATATTCCTCAGCCTGCTTAATCGCAAGGTTCACATTCTCTACTGCCAAGGGGTATTCCTGACGAACGTAAATATAGCCCTCACAAGCGCCGACGGCATAAGCCCCGATTATTAGCCCTTCAAGGACTGAGTGGGGGTTCCCCTCAAGTACAGCTCTGTCCATAAATGCCCCGGGGTCCCCTTCGTCTGCATTGACGATCACATACTTTATTTCGTCAGGGGCATTGCGGGACCCTTCCCACTTGCTGCCTGTGGGAAAGCCGGCGCCTCCCCTTCCTCTCAGGTTGGATTTTTTGACTTCCTCCAATACCTGCCCGGGTGTCATCTGGAAAAGAGCTTTGTCTAACGCGGAATAGCCGCCAATCGCCAGATAATCGTCAATGCTCTTAGGGTCAATTTTGATGTTACTGCCGATTATGACTCGTTCTTGATTCTTATAAAAGGGGATATCGGATTCGCGGGTTGCTTTTTCGCCTGTGTTCGGGTCGACATAGAGCAGGCGCTCGACAACCTTCTTCTCCTTTATGGTCTGAGAGACAATCTCGGGAACGTCTTCAGGCTTTACCTGGAGATAGCATATCTCCTCAGGATAAATAACCACAACGGGTCCTCTCTCACAAAATCCAGGGCACCCGGTTCCTTTTGTATTCACATCAGCCTTTAAGCCTTGTTTTTCAATCTCTGCTTGGAAGGCGGCTATGACTTCACTTGCGCCGGAAGCAATGCAACCGGCGCCGGCACATATTGAAATGCAAGGTTTATTTGGGTCTCTTTCCGACAATATGTCCTTCCTGAATTCTTCCAATTCAGCGGACGAATTTATACGTGCCATAATTTCACCCTAATCATAGTTTTTTAACACGTCTGCCACCATGGCCGGCGCCATCTTACCGTGCGTCTTTCCGTCAATTTCCACAACCGGTCCTAAGGCGCAACAACCGAGGCAGTTAACCGTCTCCAGGCTAAACTTCAAATCCAGATCCGTTTCGCCCGGTTTAATACCAGTCAGGTCTTGCACAGCGTCGAGGACACGCTGCGCACCCCGCACGTGGCAGGCAGTACCCATACAAACGTGAATTCCATGGCGTCCTTTGGGAACCAAACTAAAAGCTTTATAGAAGGTAGCTATATGCTGGATCCGGGTTAAAGGAACTTGCAACCGCTCGGCTACCCTCTCTAACGCTTCCTTGGGAAGCCAGTGATTTTCGCTTTGAATCTCCAGCAATACCTGAATCAGCGAACTGGCCTCGCACTCATGTTTATCAATAATCTGATCGACTCTATCGATCAATCCCTCGGCGATACCATGACAAGCGCACTCGCACTCATGTTTATCAACCTGATCGACTTTATCCTTATCCATAGCTCTGTCCTAATCTCCTTTTTCCCTTTAATCCACCGCCCGCTCTTTTCACCTTATGCCAGAGCATAGCGTTTCAGGCCTTGATCGTACCTGACGAATCTTTGCCTTGACGAACTATTAAGGTGTCTTGATACTTCAGACGGGGTCAGGCCTAATACCTTAGCGATCTCTCCGGTTGTAAGGGGTCCTTCCCGCAAGATAGAGATAATTTGGCTTATTGCCAATTTCTCCGCAATTGTTTCATCAAACACCCTGTTGAACTCGTCACTGGTGAAAAATCTACGATACTCTTCCTCCGATTTTTCGGGTAGTCTCAGTCTCTCCCTTTCCACCAGCCTAATGTAGGGGACTAGGTTTGTAACTACTTCAAGTCTGGACTTTAACGCGTTTTCATCTATTCCTTCGCCTTTGCCAAGAGGTCCTAACTCCATCACTTTCTTGTTGAAGTCATTCACCACTTCGGCGAAACGGATTCCTTCACCGGCAGATAAATGTTCTAGCCTTAACCTTTCGGGGCTCACCCCAATGTGCTCCATTATTTTTTTACATAGAAGCACCATGCCTAACGCACCGTAATTCCCATCCGTAATATAATGGCATTCGTTAAGGTGACAACCTCCGATAAACACCCCGTCTGCTCCATTTGAGAAGGCTCTGAGTACATGTGTCAGGTCGACTCTGCCGGAACACATCACGCGAATAAGCTTAATATGGGTGGCATATTGTTGTCTGGAAACTCCAGCCAAGTCAGCAGCGCCGTATGCTCACCAATTACACACAAAGCCTAAGATCTTTGGTTTGAACTTGAGTTCTGTACTCATTCTTTTCTCACCTCCTTATTTAATAATCCCGCCTTTGTTCATTACCGGACTTCTACAAGTCTGCAAAAGCCGCGTCAATTTGGCTGAAGAGCTCTTCATTGGTGTAGTGCTTCAGGCTTATAGCCTCTGTTGGACATTTTGTGTTGCAGAGACCGTCTCCCTTGCAGAGAACAGGATTAACCCTGGCCTTTCTGCCCTGTGGTGAATTATAAAACTCTATGGCGCCATACTCACATACCGTAATACACGCCCCACATGAAACACACTTGCTCTCATCCACCTCACAAACAGAGCCGGAGGCCACGACCGTATCATGTGAGAGAAGCGTTAAGGCCCGGCCGGCAGCCCCATAAGCCTGGCTGACCGTTTCTGATATAAACTTGGGATAGTGAGCCATCCCGCACAGGTAAATTCCCTCCGCGCCAAAGTCAACAGGTCTTAATTTGACATGGGCTTCCTGGAAGAATTCATCCGGGCCCAAGGATACCTTGAATAATCCGGATAATTCCTTTCTGTCTGCTGAGGGAATAACGGCGGCAGCCAAAGCGACTATATCAGCGTCCAGTTCAAGCTTCTTGCCTAAAATAGGATCGGTCACGGTAACCTTTAGAACGGGCCGCCCCTCATCCGACTCGCCGGCTTCCACCTGTGGTTTATCATCCGGCTCATAGCGGATAAACCTTACCTCTTTACTTGCCGCTTCCCGGTAATAATCCTCTTTGAACCCATACGTTCTGATATCCCTAAAGATAATGTAGATGTCCATCTTGGGGTTAATCTCTTTTAGTTTCAACGCGTTCTTAATAGATTCGCTGCAACATACCCGGCTGCAGTAATTTCTGTCCTCATTTCTGCAGCCCACGCATTGGATCATCACTATACTTTCCGCATTAATTACCTTTTCGTTTCCGTTGGCGATCTGCTCCTCCAACTCCAGGTGAGTCATGACCCGGTCATCTTCACCATACAGGTATTCGGTGGGTGTGTATACATCAGCACCTGTAGCGATGACGGCCGCACCATGTTTTATCTCGATGACCCTTCCTTCAGTCTTCACCGTGGTTACGAAATTCCCCACATAACCGCTGGCGTCGATGAAGGTGGCATCAGTATATACATGGATTAAGGGGTGCTGATAAACCTTGCGGATTAGATCACGCAAATAAGCTTGGACATCCAGCCCTTCCAGTGTGTAATGAATTCTTCGCGCTATTCCCCCCAGGTCCGTATCCTTTTCCACCAGGTAGACCTCATATCCCTGGTTGGCTATGGAGAGAGCACTGGTCATGCCGGCCACGCCTCCTCCGACCACTAACGCCCTTTTATCGACGGACAGATCAAATTCCTGCAGGGGCTCCAAGTGGCAGGCCCGGGCTACCGCCATCCGGATTATTTCCTTTGCCTTTCGGGTGGCCTCTTCTTTTTCTTTGGAGTGGACCCAGGAACAATGTTCTCTAATATTCGCCATGTCGTAGTAATATTGATTAATTCCCGCTTCCCGCAGGGTGTCCCGGAATAGCGGTTCGTGAGTCCTGGGAGTACAGGCGGCGACAACTACGCGGTTGAGCCCTTTTTCCTGGATATCCTTTGCCAACATCGCTGCGGCCTCAGTAGAACAAATAAAGAGGCTCTCATCAGAGTGAACGACATTGGGCAATGTTTTGGCATATTCAACTGCGGAAGGAACATCTACTATCCTTCCGATATTAGCTCCACAGTGGCACACATAGACACCCACCCTGGGCTCCTCTTGCGAGACATCCCTTTCCGGTGGATACACCCTTTCCGTGGACAGGTCCCCCCGGCGGTAGTTAAGGAGTTCACCACATTGGGAACCGGCACCGCTGGCGGTCACAACCGACTCGGGGATATCTACGGGGCCCTGGAAGGCTCCGCTGACATAAATTCCCGGGCGGGTAGTCTCCATCGGATTAAACGGATTGGTTTTACAGAATCCGTGATTATTGAGCTTAATGCCGAACTTTCTTGCCAGTTCCAACCCATCCGCTGGAGGATTCAATCCAACGGATAGTACCACCATATCGAATTCTTCCTCTTTTACCCCGTCCTCGGCAGTAGAGTATCTTATAGTTACATTCTTGCTTTCCGGGATCTCTTTTCCTATTGACACGTAGCTTCTGATAAACCGGACCCCGGGAAGGTTCTCCGCTCTTTGGTAGAATCGCTCGAAATCCTTGCCGTAGGAACGGATATCGTTATGGAATATCGTACACTCTGCCTCGGCATCATGGTCTTTGGTCAAAATCACCTGCTTTTGGGTATACGTGCAGCATACGCCTGAACAATAGCTGTTGCCGCCCGGAATAACCTGTCTGGAACCGACACAGTGAATCCAGGCTATTTTATGTGGATGCTTCCTGTCGGAAGCGCGCAGGATCTCACCTTCATATGGCCCGGTGGCACATAACAGCCGTTCGTAGTCCAGACTGGTTACCACGTTCTCAAACTTTCCGTAGCCATAGTCTTCCCTCAACTTGGGATCAAACGGTTCAAAGCCCGGGGCCAGAATTATCGCTCCTACTTTTACTTCTACTTTCTCCGCCTTTTGATTGAAATCTATGGCGTCAGACTTACAGACCCCCTGACATACGGTACATGTCTTGTCTTTAAGGTAACGGCAGCTTTCATCTATATAAGTGACAAGGGGAGTTGCCTGAGCGAAGTAAATGTGGATGGCTTTGTTCTTCGATATTCCCTGATTAAATTGATCAGGGTACACGACCGGGCAGTACTCCATACAGACAGTACACCCCGTGCATTTGCTCTCATCAATATACCTGGGCTTTTTAATCAGCGTTACTTTAAAGTTTCCAGCTTTCCCTTCCACACTGTCAACTTCAGTATAGGTCATGATCTCTATATTGGGATGCCTGTTACATTCAGTAAACTTTGGAGATTCAATGCACATGGAGCAGTCATTAGTGGGAAAGGTCTTGTCAAGCTGGGCCATGTGTCCGCCAATAGTCGGTGCTTTGTCCACCAGGTAAACTTTAAAACCTGCAGTTGCGAGATCAAGAGAGGCTTGAATACCGCTGATCCCTCCACCGACAACCATGACATCTCCGAACTTAGTGTTTCCGAGACTTTTAGAAATCTGTTCTATAATTTGTTCTTTTTCCATTCTCTCCACCCTCATCAGGTTTTATGAACTCGGGGACATTCCTCCGACTACCCTAGACTTATACCCAAGGAAGAGGAGGTGTGTCCCCTTTCCTTGTTATGTCCGGGTTCGGCCGGGTCAGCCGTACTTAATTTGTTGAGCAGCCAAGTCGCTCCGGGTGGGTAAACACCGCCAGCCGGTCGCCACGGGCCTGGCCAACCAGGGCGATGCCCATATCACTGGCAAGCGAAATGGCGTTCTTCGTCGGCGCGTGCCGCGAAACTACTATCGGGGTCTGCATCTTTGCCGCCTTGAGCAGCATCTCGGATGAAATGCGGCCAGTGATCAGCATCAATCGATCTCTGGTTGATATTCCCCTTAATAGACATTCGCCCTGGATCTTGTTCAAGGTGTTGTGTCGTCCGATATCTTCAGCCACTACCAGCAGGTTCCTGGTATCGGACAGAGCTGAAGTGTGCACCCCGCCGCTAAGCGGATATAACTCCATCTGCTCTTGCATCTGCTTCATCAGTGACAGTACTTCCGCCGGTGTCACAACAAGGTCCGAATCAACCCTCAGACCCCGGGTTTTGAAAACTGAACTGCCGCTGCATCCAAGTGTCCGCAACGTCGGCAATTCATAATCGGGGTCGTTTAGCCTCACATCGGCCAGTGATTCCTCTATACTCACCCGCATGCTCGCCACGTCGCCGACACCTGAGATGATTCCCTCCGCGTAAAGATATCCGATGACGAGATAATTCAGCTTGGCTGCAGTGCACAGGATGGTGACCAGTGCCTTTTTATTTACATAAATTGTAAGCTCCATCTCGCTGGGCACGTAAACTTTAGTCCTGGCCCATCCCTCGTCCGAAAAGCGATCGCATACTACTTCCGCTGCCACGTCTTTCATATCCGATGCGCCAATCGCTCCCTGCATGTCCAGCTTATCCGTCATTAAATCACCTCTTGGATGATCTCCGTGATGTCCTTGACCTGGATGACGTCATCATAATTCAGGACCGCCCTGCTGTCCTCAAACATGGTGATGCAATAGG of the Peptococcaceae bacterium genome contains:
- a CDS encoding NAD(P)H-dependent oxidoreductase subunit E, which gives rise to MARINSSAELEEFRKDILSERDPNKPCISICAGAGCIASGASEVIAAFQAEIEKQGLKADVNTKGTGCPGFCERGPVVVIYPEEICYLQVKPEDVPEIVSQTIKEKKVVERLLYVDPNTGEKATRESDIPFYKNQERVIIGSNIKIDPKSIDDYLAIGGYSALDKALFQMTPGQVLEEVKKSNLRGRGGAGFPTGSKWEGSRNAPDEIKYVIVNADEGDPGAFMDRAVLEGNPHSVLEGLIIGAYAVGACEGYIYVRQEYPLAVENVNLAIKQAEEYGFLGKNILGSGFDFKVKVHQGAGAFVCGESTALMTA
- a CDS encoding NAD(P)H-dependent oxidoreductase subunit E, which translates into the protein MDKDKVDQVDKHECECACHGIAEGLIDRVDQIIDKHECEASSLIQVLLEIQSENHWLPKEALERVAERLQVPLTRIQHIATFYKAFSLVPKGRHGIHVCMGTACHVRGAQRVLDAVQDLTGIKPGETDLDLKFSLETVNCLGCCALGPVVEIDGKTHGKMAPAMVADVLKNYD
- a CDS encoding hydrogenase iron-sulfur subunit, whose amino-acid sequence is MSTELKFKPKILGFVCNWUAYGAADLAGVSRQQYATHIKLIRVMCSGRVDLTHVLRAFSNGADGVFIGGCHLNECHYITDGNYGALGMVLLCKKIMEHIGVSPERLRLEHLSAGEGIRFAEVVNDFNKKVMELGPLGKGEGIDENALKSRLEVVTNLVPYIRLVERERLRLPEKSEEEYRRFFTSDEFNRVFDETIAEKLAISQIISILREGPLTTGEIAKVLGLTPSEVSRHLNSSSRQRFVRYDQGLKRYALA
- a CDS encoding CoB--CoM heterodisulfide reductase iron-sulfur subunit A family protein, whose protein sequence is MEKEQIIEQISKSLGNTKFGDVMVVGGGISGIQASLDLATAGFKVYLVDKAPTIGGHMAQLDKTFPTNDCSMCIESPKFTECNRHPNIEIMTYTEVDSVEGKAGNFKVTLIKKPRYIDESKCTGCTVCMEYCPVVYPDQFNQGISKNKAIHIYFAQATPLVTYIDESCRYLKDKTCTVCQGVCKSDAIDFNQKAEKVEVKVGAIILAPGFEPFDPKLREDYGYGKFENVVTSLDYERLLCATGPYEGEILRASDRKHPHKIAWIHCVGSRQVIPGGNSYCSGVCCTYTQKQVILTKDHDAEAECTIFHNDIRSYGKDFERFYQRAENLPGVRFIRSYVSIGKEIPESKNVTIRYSTAEDGVKEEEFDMVVLSVGLNPPADGLELARKFGIKLNNHGFCKTNPFNPMETTRPGIYVSGAFQGPVDIPESVVTASGAGSQCGELLNYRRGDLSTERVYPPERDVSQEEPRVGVYVCHCGANIGRIVDVPSAVEYAKTLPNVVHSDESLFICSTEAAAMLAKDIQEKGLNRVVVAACTPRTHEPLFRDTLREAGINQYYYDMANIREHCSWVHSKEKEEATRKAKEIIRMAVARACHLEPLQEFDLSVDKRALVVGGGVAGMTSALSIANQGYEVYLVEKDTDLGGIARRIHYTLEGLDVQAYLRDLIRKVYQHPLIHVYTDATFIDASGYVGNFVTTVKTEGRVIEIKHGAAVIATGADVYTPTEYLYGEDDRVMTHLELEEQIANGNEKVINAESIVMIQCVGCRNEDRNYCSRVCCSESIKNALKLKEINPKMDIYIIFRDIRTYGFKEDYYREAASKEVRFIRYEPDDKPQVEAGESDEGRPVLKVTVTDPILGKKLELDADIVALAAAVIPSADRKELSGLFKVSLGPDEFFQEAHVKLRPVDFGAEGIYLCGMAHYPKFISETVSQAYGAAGRALTLLSHDTVVASGSVCEVDESKCVSCGACITVCEYGAIEFYNSPQGRKARVNPVLCKGDGLCNTKCPTEAISLKHYTNEELFSQIDAAFADL
- the fdhD gene encoding formate dehydrogenase accessory sulfurtransferase FdhD, with amino-acid sequence MTDKLDMQGAIGASDMKDVAAEVVCDRFSDEGWARTKVYVPSEMELTIYVNKKALVTILCTAAKLNYLVIGYLYAEGIISGVGDVASMRVSIEESLADVRLNDPDYELPTLRTLGCSGSSVFKTRGLRVDSDLVVTPAEVLSLMKQMQEQMELYPLSGGVHTSALSDTRNLLVVAEDIGRHNTLNKIQGECLLRGISTRDRLMLITGRISSEMLLKAAKMQTPIVVSRHAPTKNAISLASDMGIALVGQARGDRLAVFTHPERLGCSTN